One window of the Acaryochloris thomasi RCC1774 genome contains the following:
- a CDS encoding slr1659 superfamily regulator, which translates to MEIKTDDYTIWRDAESATVHIQGILRLSGMKEYDPIMEFMLEALGGAEQFTLNLQGLEFLNSSGISMLTMFVIKVRQQGNVKLQIQGSETTLWQTKSLKNLKRLMPSLSLEFA; encoded by the coding sequence GTGGAAATTAAGACAGATGACTATACAATTTGGCGTGATGCAGAGTCTGCAACCGTTCACATTCAAGGAATCTTGCGGTTGTCAGGGATGAAAGAATATGACCCAATCATGGAGTTTATGCTTGAGGCCCTGGGGGGTGCTGAACAATTCACCCTTAACCTACAGGGGCTTGAATTCCTGAACAGTTCTGGAATCAGTATGTTGACGATGTTCGTTATCAAGGTGAGGCAGCAGGGAAATGTGAAGCTGCAGATTCAAGGCTCTGAAACGACACTGTGGCAAACAAAATCTCTCAAGAACCTGAAACGGTTGATGCCCAGTCTCAGCTTGGAGTTCGCTTAG
- a CDS encoding glycosyltransferase family 2 protein, whose protein sequence is MSSDQNNLNNILVIIPVLNEEATIKGVIHDLQSHGLYNLRVVDNGSTDQSVAIATQTGAEVVREPTPGYGQACWQGLQNLPHHIDWIFFCDGDGSDDLSKLSKFLDQREQYDLILGNRRATPTGRAAMTATQGFGNQLATRLIALGWKHRYHDLGPLRLIRRSALDTIQMQDRGFGWTVEMQVRAVECGLRISELPVGYRRRLGGRSKISGTLSGSIQAGIVILSTLGQLYSRRWRVLPLQQSDPVPQKVHWLWLSTLLLMAGCALIAPYGDFSSIDSFNRFYLGTAVLGLGFVLSWLVQRLSAVWFWAVSIAARLLLLPMQPGDDIWRYLWEGRIQNLGFSPFHLAPNAEALIEYRTDWWSQINHLDVSAIYPPLTQWGFRGLAALSTSVLLFKVGFVVADLLICGLLSHRFGHAKTLLYAWNPIVLYSFAGGGHYDSWFLLPLVAAWLWLDSPSRPKTPKQITISSLLLGISVAVKWISLPILSFLVWRTVRQKWLKWVPVILLCVCLPMVITALPFCLEGSCPLVPTSSTFVTHGRSAELIPHLLGNIDVLRWNNWTYLIPLGGVGLWLILKSRTLGQFTEAFLGLLLILSPIIHAWYFTWLVPFSVMSRNWGTRLVSLSVFVYFVLPFRILTQDDFSWYLSNSERTVLWLPYVLGWLWTLKQQSFETEMPAIGSTHPQKV, encoded by the coding sequence ATGTCCTCGGATCAGAACAATCTCAATAATATTCTGGTCATTATTCCAGTTCTAAATGAAGAAGCCACCATCAAAGGGGTGATCCACGATCTGCAGTCCCACGGTCTCTACAACCTGCGCGTGGTAGATAACGGCAGTACCGATCAGAGCGTTGCGATCGCAACCCAGACCGGGGCCGAAGTCGTGCGAGAGCCCACTCCTGGCTACGGGCAAGCCTGCTGGCAAGGACTACAAAATCTTCCCCATCACATCGACTGGATTTTTTTCTGTGACGGTGATGGCAGTGATGATCTCAGTAAACTATCCAAATTTCTCGACCAGCGAGAGCAGTATGACCTAATTTTGGGCAATCGCCGCGCCACTCCCACCGGACGAGCGGCCATGACAGCAACCCAAGGCTTTGGCAACCAGCTCGCCACCCGTCTGATCGCCCTCGGCTGGAAGCATCGATATCACGACCTTGGCCCCTTACGCCTGATTCGGCGCTCAGCGCTAGACACAATCCAAATGCAAGATCGCGGCTTCGGTTGGACCGTTGAGATGCAGGTCCGCGCCGTTGAGTGCGGCTTACGGATCAGCGAACTGCCCGTTGGGTATCGCCGTCGTTTGGGCGGACGTTCAAAAATCTCTGGCACCCTGTCCGGCAGCATCCAAGCCGGAATTGTAATTCTCAGTACCCTCGGCCAGCTTTACAGCCGTCGCTGGCGCGTTCTGCCCCTTCAGCAATCGGACCCCGTTCCTCAAAAAGTGCATTGGCTGTGGCTGAGCACCCTCTTGCTCATGGCAGGCTGCGCCCTGATTGCTCCCTACGGCGACTTTTCTTCCATAGACTCCTTTAATCGCTTCTATTTAGGCACTGCGGTTCTAGGACTGGGCTTTGTCCTCTCTTGGCTGGTGCAGCGTCTCAGCGCGGTTTGGTTTTGGGCCGTCTCTATTGCAGCTCGCCTGCTGCTGCTGCCCATGCAGCCCGGAGACGATATCTGGCGCTATCTCTGGGAAGGCCGTATTCAAAACCTAGGGTTTAGTCCCTTCCATCTTGCCCCCAATGCCGAAGCCCTGATTGAGTATCGAACCGATTGGTGGTCTCAGATCAACCATCTAGATGTCTCAGCCATTTATCCCCCTTTAACCCAGTGGGGATTTCGTGGATTAGCAGCCCTTTCTACCTCCGTATTGCTGTTTAAAGTTGGCTTTGTAGTCGCCGACCTCTTAATCTGCGGTTTGCTTAGTCATCGCTTCGGCCACGCAAAAACCTTACTCTATGCCTGGAACCCAATTGTTCTGTACTCTTTTGCCGGTGGCGGCCACTACGATAGCTGGTTTTTGCTCCCCCTCGTCGCCGCCTGGCTCTGGCTTGACTCACCCAGCCGACCCAAAACGCCAAAGCAGATTACCATCAGCAGCCTCCTGCTCGGCATCAGCGTTGCCGTCAAGTGGATCTCTCTGCCGATTTTGAGTTTCTTAGTGTGGCGAACGGTACGACAAAAGTGGCTGAAGTGGGTGCCTGTCATACTCCTGTGTGTCTGCTTGCCGATGGTAATCACCGCCCTTCCTTTTTGCCTTGAAGGTTCCTGCCCCCTTGTGCCCACCAGCTCTACCTTCGTCACCCACGGTCGCAGCGCCGAACTGATCCCCCACCTTCTCGGGAATATTGATGTCCTCCGCTGGAATAACTGGACCTATCTCATCCCTCTAGGCGGTGTAGGACTGTGGCTGATCTTAAAATCCCGTACCCTGGGTCAATTTACGGAAGCATTTTTGGGGCTATTACTGATTCTTTCGCCCATTATTCATGCCTGGTATTTTACCTGGTTAGTCCCTTTCTCAGTCATGAGTCGCAATTGGGGAACTCGCCTAGTCAGTCTGTCCGTCTTTGTCTATTTTGTCCTGCCCTTTCGTATTTTGACCCAGGATGATTTCTCCTGGTATCTCTCTAATAGCGAACGAACCGTACTTTGGCTGCCCTACGTACTAGGCTGGCTATGGACCCTTAAACAGCAATCATTTGAGACAGAAATGCCCGCAATAGGTTCGACTCATCCACAAAAGGTTTAA
- a CDS encoding transposase family protein, with product MSSLAIIDAFSALPDVRRTAGLRHQKAFCLALFTLSIAAGNRGFLSIGDWLKSYHDALLELFNPPKHRLPSYSTIRRVLLGTDESHFAQSLTRFFEIALITLNAAITFV from the coding sequence ATGTCTTCACTCGCCATCATAGATGCCTTTTCAGCTCTGCCCGATGTCCGTCGCACCGCAGGTCTTCGCCATCAAAAAGCATTCTGTTTAGCCTTATTCACTCTTTCTATTGCAGCCGGTAATCGAGGCTTCCTTTCCATTGGCGATTGGCTCAAATCCTATCATGATGCTTTATTGGAGTTGTTCAATCCCCCCAAGCATCGCTTGCCGTCCTACAGCACCATTCGTCGAGTGCTGTTGGGCACCGATGAATCGCACTTCGCTCAATCCCTAACCCGTTTCTTTGAAATAGCCCTGATCACTCTCAACGCCGCGATCACCTTTGTTTGA
- a CDS encoding DUF547 domain-containing protein produces the protein MKRRLSLILLPSLFLMGCTVPVLENQLQQPASSQIVSNIKEGKPFSYEDYATVLTAHVDDEGLVDYEALQQDREALDRFNATLAAVPADIYGGWSEPEKLAFLMNAYNSFTLQAIIDQEPLKGSIRNITGVWDITKYDIAGEKKTLDNIEHDTIRKEFDEPRIHAALVCAAMSCPILRNEPYTSEEVEAQLEDQTNIWIARPDTGFKIDREQKQVFLSKIFDWYGDDWKASYAVEGKFSGSDKERAVLNFVSNYVSPEDKAYLEQGDYEVKYLDYDWGLNKQ, from the coding sequence ATGAAACGGCGTTTATCCCTTATCCTTTTGCCCAGCCTATTCCTAATGGGCTGCACTGTGCCTGTGTTGGAAAATCAACTGCAGCAGCCCGCCTCTTCACAGATTGTCAGCAACATCAAGGAAGGGAAGCCTTTTTCCTATGAAGATTATGCGACAGTTCTGACGGCCCATGTTGATGACGAAGGCTTAGTTGACTACGAAGCTCTGCAGCAGGACCGGGAAGCCTTAGATCGGTTCAATGCCACGCTGGCTGCTGTCCCCGCTGACATATATGGCGGCTGGAGTGAACCTGAGAAACTAGCCTTTTTGATGAATGCCTATAACTCGTTTACGCTGCAGGCCATTATTGATCAGGAACCCCTTAAAGGCAGCATCCGAAATATTACAGGTGTTTGGGACATTACCAAATATGATATTGCCGGCGAGAAGAAAACACTCGACAATATTGAGCACGACACCATTCGCAAGGAATTTGACGAGCCTCGCATCCATGCGGCCCTTGTCTGTGCCGCAATGAGTTGTCCCATCCTTCGCAATGAACCCTACACCAGCGAAGAGGTAGAGGCGCAACTTGAAGATCAAACAAACATTTGGATAGCCCGTCCTGACACGGGTTTCAAGATTGATCGCGAGCAGAAGCAAGTCTTTTTATCTAAGATTTTTGATTGGTACGGTGACGACTGGAAGGCCAGCTACGCTGTTGAAGGCAAGTTTAGCGGCAGTGACAAGGAACGAGCTGTACTCAACTTCGTTAGTAATTATGTCAGCCCAGAAGA
- a CDS encoding diguanylate cyclase domain-containing protein, translating into MIDSAEIKQDQQAIQLTALQREVEQLRQENTDLQIALSTTAEHGDLIEAQIHAVNIQLKAKSAEQQRTAAQLAKLLEILSQEKDDLETTLRTLVDHGDAVDEQWEAKLDEAISLASLDSLTQIANRRRFDEHLTQQWKQMAREKAPIAVILGDIDYFKQYNDLYGHLAGDACLKQIALTLRKSALRPIDLVARYGGEEFGVILPQTDLQGAVEVAERMRASIEKLQIPHARSQNSAVVTLSLGVACTVPLPSQLWIDHLEQADQQLYQAKEGGRNRFAAINSK; encoded by the coding sequence TTGATAGACTCTGCTGAGATTAAACAAGACCAGCAAGCGATACAACTGACTGCATTGCAGCGAGAAGTTGAGCAGCTTAGGCAAGAGAATACAGATTTGCAGATTGCATTATCGACCACGGCTGAGCATGGCGATCTCATTGAAGCTCAAATCCATGCTGTCAACATACAGCTCAAGGCTAAGTCTGCAGAGCAACAGCGCACTGCAGCTCAACTGGCCAAGCTGCTAGAGATACTATCGCAGGAGAAAGATGACTTAGAAACAACCCTGCGAACTCTAGTAGATCACGGGGATGCAGTGGATGAGCAGTGGGAAGCCAAGCTGGACGAGGCAATCAGTTTAGCAAGTCTAGATAGCTTGACCCAAATCGCGAATCGTCGCCGCTTTGATGAGCATTTGACTCAGCAATGGAAGCAGATGGCTAGGGAAAAAGCACCTATCGCGGTGATTTTAGGCGACATCGACTACTTTAAGCAGTACAACGATCTCTACGGCCATCTGGCAGGAGACGCCTGCCTTAAGCAAATTGCTCTGACCCTTAGGAAATCGGCTTTGCGCCCCATTGATTTAGTGGCCCGCTACGGAGGGGAAGAATTTGGGGTTATTCTACCTCAAACCGATCTTCAGGGTGCGGTCGAGGTCGCTGAGCGAATGCGAGCTTCCATTGAAAAACTCCAAATTCCCCATGCTCGTTCACAGAACAGTGCTGTTGTCACTCTCAGTTTAGGGGTGGCCTGTACGGTGCCCTTGCCGAGTCAATTATGGATAGATCATCTAGAGCAAGCAGATCAACAGCTCTATCAGGCGAAGGAGGGTGGTCGCAATCGATTTGCAGCGATCAATTCGAAGTAA
- a CDS encoding MHYT domain-containing protein, translating to MITLIGEYSWPLVLFSFVIALLASYTTLELTGRITSEEDNQIRPGWLLGGSVTMGTGIWSMHFVAMLAYRLPIPMSYDLLTVVVSWLAAIIASGIAFYSLHRGFANWLALIVPGVLMGGGIGTMHYIGMAAMRVPAQMHYNPWIVALSVVIAVLASSTALLIASYVQKRNDQEILKLGGALLMGAAICGLHYTGMEAVRFIRVEDASVSMLALNNTTLAYTIGVVTLVILGVALITSLSDQKKQLFTAIKTLEHTQIRLQKSEKATLQFAEKLKETNLTLEDKVSERTSQLAQANKSINTLNQRLQSENQRMETELDLLRQMQQMILPKPQELKAIEELDIAGFMESADEVGGDYYDVLDHDGVVTIGIGDVTGHGLESGILMVMTQAAIRTLKEVREMNPVQFLETLNRTIYQNVQRMDSTKNLTLSVLTYADKKLSISGQHEEVIVMRSDGNIERIDTIDLGFPIGIVDEIGEFISHASVQLNRGDGIVLYTDGITEASDIDNRLYGPDQLCKVVCQNWHHPVDDIKQAVINDVRRHIGTQKVFDDITLVVIKQR from the coding sequence ATGATCACACTGATAGGCGAATATAGCTGGCCCTTAGTTCTCTTCTCATTTGTGATTGCTCTACTTGCCTCCTACACAACACTAGAGCTAACGGGCAGAATAACGTCTGAAGAGGATAACCAAATTCGCCCTGGGTGGCTACTGGGCGGCTCCGTCACCATGGGGACAGGGATTTGGTCTATGCACTTTGTGGCTATGCTGGCATATCGTTTGCCAATTCCAATGTCCTATGACCTACTCACCGTTGTCGTTTCTTGGCTGGCAGCAATCATCGCTTCCGGCATAGCATTTTATAGTCTGCACCGAGGGTTCGCGAATTGGCTAGCGCTGATTGTTCCAGGGGTTCTGATGGGAGGGGGCATTGGCACAATGCACTACATCGGGATGGCCGCAATGCGTGTCCCTGCCCAGATGCATTACAATCCCTGGATTGTTGCGCTATCGGTAGTCATCGCAGTCCTCGCCTCCAGCACAGCCTTGTTGATCGCCAGCTATGTACAAAAGCGCAATGATCAGGAAATACTAAAGCTAGGGGGAGCGCTCCTCATGGGAGCCGCCATTTGTGGATTACATTACACCGGAATGGAAGCAGTTCGCTTCATCCGCGTTGAAGATGCCTCAGTTTCAATGCTGGCTTTGAACAATACTACGCTTGCTTACACAATTGGGGTCGTCACGCTAGTTATTTTGGGCGTTGCTTTAATTACCTCTCTCTCTGATCAGAAAAAGCAGCTATTTACTGCAATCAAAACACTTGAGCATACACAGATCAGGCTACAGAAATCTGAGAAAGCAACGCTACAATTTGCGGAGAAGCTCAAAGAGACTAATCTTACCCTTGAAGATAAGGTTTCAGAGCGGACCTCGCAGCTAGCCCAGGCAAATAAATCCATTAATACTCTGAACCAGAGACTTCAGTCTGAGAATCAGCGAATGGAGACAGAGCTGGATCTTTTGCGTCAGATGCAGCAAATGATTTTGCCCAAGCCCCAGGAATTAAAGGCGATTGAAGAATTAGATATTGCAGGATTTATGGAGTCAGCTGACGAAGTTGGTGGGGATTACTATGATGTTCTCGATCATGATGGAGTAGTCACTATCGGGATCGGTGATGTGACAGGACATGGACTAGAAAGTGGCATTCTCATGGTGATGACCCAAGCTGCTATTCGTACACTCAAAGAGGTGCGAGAGATGAACCCAGTTCAGTTCTTGGAAACGCTAAATCGCACCATTTATCAGAATGTGCAGCGGATGGATTCAACGAAGAATCTGACCCTATCAGTTTTGACCTACGCCGATAAAAAGCTCAGCATCAGCGGCCAGCATGAAGAAGTCATTGTGATGCGTTCAGATGGAAACATCGAACGTATTGATACGATTGATTTAGGTTTTCCAATCGGCATAGTCGATGAGATTGGTGAGTTTATTAGTCATGCCTCTGTGCAGCTAAACCGTGGCGATGGCATTGTCCTTTACACCGACGGCATTACTGAGGCTAGTGACATTGACAATAGGCTATATGGGCCTGACCAGCTCTGCAAAGTGGTGTGCCAGAATTGGCATCATCCTGTTGATGATATCAAGCAGGCAGTCATCAACGATGTGCGACGACATATCGGGACACAGAAAGTATTTGATGACATCACACTGGTGGTGATCAAACAAAGGTGA
- a CDS encoding DUF2808 domain-containing protein — MIHPVAAAQDATGSGLVQFRSNSKTKEDQPTYYFTLKNPKQARPIKAVSIVQTENIERVKFENLSLRAFTGVKAQKNKTRSLIPMGGRSKAGAVTVAFAEPVRPGETVTIMVKPQQKPRVSGIYRFGVIAFAKPSDLTGRFLGYGQLNISPEK; from the coding sequence ATGATTCATCCCGTAGCGGCGGCTCAAGATGCAACTGGCTCAGGATTGGTGCAATTCCGGTCGAATTCAAAGACCAAAGAGGATCAGCCTACCTACTATTTCACACTCAAGAACCCCAAGCAGGCGCGACCCATTAAGGCCGTTAGTATTGTGCAAACAGAGAATATTGAGAGGGTCAAGTTTGAGAATCTTTCTCTGCGGGCATTTACAGGGGTAAAAGCTCAGAAGAATAAGACGAGATCGCTCATCCCAATGGGCGGACGGTCTAAAGCTGGAGCCGTGACGGTTGCTTTTGCTGAGCCAGTGCGACCCGGTGAAACAGTGACGATTATGGTGAAGCCTCAGCAAAAGCCCAGGGTAAGCGGGATTTACCGGTTTGGTGTAATTGCCTTTGCCAAACCCTCTGATCTCACGGGACGTTTTTTAGGTTACGGCCAGCTCAATATTTCTCCTGAGAAGTAA
- a CDS encoding DUF6272 family protein, translating to MSQVSIPQQFGITSENIPRSEEYLTLHFSPTAIPRQERWRNYGLSADFLGDYFSTFFPGDENAEQPISRRETIKASISYIANELLENAVKYSDIETDRAIHITLFLYEQEIIFQVVNYANQSRVEKYQSFIQKLLNSDLDDLYVQQLEQSALGSGESNLGMLTMLQDYSAKFGWYFEPVAESPNLTQVKVTVRLGV from the coding sequence ATGTCTCAGGTTTCTATTCCTCAACAGTTTGGTATTACTTCCGAGAATATTCCTCGCTCTGAAGAGTATCTGACCCTACATTTCTCTCCAACCGCAATTCCCCGGCAGGAGCGTTGGAGAAACTATGGCTTATCTGCAGATTTCTTGGGTGACTATTTCTCAACTTTTTTCCCAGGCGATGAAAATGCAGAGCAACCGATTAGTCGCCGAGAAACAATCAAAGCCTCTATCAGCTACATCGCGAATGAACTACTTGAGAATGCTGTTAAATATAGTGATATCGAGACGGACCGAGCGATTCACATCACGCTATTTCTATATGAGCAAGAAATTATCTTTCAGGTGGTGAACTATGCCAATCAATCAAGGGTCGAAAAGTATCAAAGTTTCATTCAAAAATTGCTGAATTCAGATCTTGATGACCTTTATGTGCAGCAGCTAGAGCAGTCTGCCCTTGGAAGTGGAGAATCCAATTTAGGAATGCTGACGATGCTCCAAGACTATTCCGCTAAATTTGGCTGGTATTTTGAGCCTGTGGCCGAGTCCCCAAACCTAACTCAGGTTAAAGTAACGGTGCGATTGGGCGTTTAA
- a CDS encoding valine--tRNA ligase, with protein MIASAPALSSQYDPASTEAKWQENWESKGVFTADPNHGGEPYCVVIPPPNVTGSLHMGHAFESALIDVLVRYHRMLGCNTLWLPGTDHASIAVHSILEKQLQAEGKTRDEIGRDAFLERATKWKAESGGKIVNQQRRLGVSVDWSRERFTMDEGLSKAVREAFVSMYDEGLIYRGNYMVNWCPASQSAVSDQEVEKQEVDGHLWHFRYPLADGSGAVEVATTRPETMLGDTAVAVNPNDERYRELIGKTLKLPIMDREIPVIADEHVDPEFGTGCVKVTPAHDRNDFAMGQRHDLPLINIMHKDGRLNENAGPFEGQDRFEARKNVIKRLEEDGCLVKIEEYRHSVPYSDRGKVPVEPLISTQWFVKTGPMAADTLKFLNEQQSPNFVPDRWTKVYRDWLENLRDWCISRQLWWGHQIPAWYAVSETEGEIRENTPFIVAHDESEAWNKAKEQFGDQVQLSQDPDVLDTWFSSGLWPFSTMGWPEETADLSTYYPTSTLVTGFDIIFFWVARMTLMSGHFTQQMPFKDVYIHGLVRDEKGQKMSKSKNNGIDPLVLIDKYGTDALRYTLIREVAGAGQDIRLDYDRKTDESSSVEASRNFANKLWNASRFVLINLENQTPAQLGYPALKDLELADRWILSKFHRLVAQTRQQIDAYGLGEASKSLYEFIWGDFCDWYIELVKPRLREKGTGSHRVAQQTLAFVLEGTLKLLHPFMPHITEEIWQTLTQAEAEQYLACQLYPEIATTHLDIEVAPPAAAFEPTTTSLVTHSSSGLATPSGAGEEDWRVVAERILEIPEQIATFIGKHRRGMITLLLFGSGLVGVEVASSVLTTVNHLPLAKPLFQLVGLFAIVQFAYQKLLWKENRKETIQTVNQWRKKVAPPPVIIDTPALPVAEESESVESAAQSSTKEIMQFTDDATEEQFELLIGIIRTIRNLRAEANIKPSLPIKVILQSESDRERQALTTGQAYIKDVGRVESLSITPVLEGELAQTIVGVEGTVQVLIPLSGVVDVGALKAKIEKGLKKAEGEVKSFSGRLKNAKFVDQAPAEVVQGARDALAEAEKQVEILRDRLIRL; from the coding sequence ATGATTGCTAGTGCGCCCGCCCTCTCAAGCCAATATGATCCCGCCAGCACTGAAGCCAAGTGGCAGGAGAACTGGGAAAGCAAAGGAGTATTCACAGCCGACCCTAACCACGGAGGGGAACCCTACTGTGTCGTGATTCCGCCGCCTAATGTCACGGGCAGTCTGCACATGGGCCATGCCTTTGAAAGCGCTTTGATCGATGTGTTAGTGCGCTACCACCGAATGCTCGGCTGCAACACCCTCTGGCTGCCCGGAACCGATCACGCCAGTATTGCGGTGCACTCCATCCTTGAGAAGCAACTCCAGGCAGAAGGAAAAACGCGTGATGAGATTGGTCGTGATGCTTTTTTAGAGAGAGCGACAAAATGGAAGGCTGAATCGGGCGGCAAGATCGTGAATCAGCAGCGTCGTTTAGGCGTTTCTGTGGACTGGTCACGGGAACGGTTCACGATGGATGAGGGACTCTCAAAGGCTGTGCGGGAAGCCTTTGTCAGCATGTATGACGAGGGACTCATCTATCGGGGTAATTATATGGTCAACTGGTGCCCTGCCAGTCAGTCAGCCGTCTCGGATCAAGAGGTCGAGAAGCAAGAAGTAGACGGCCATCTATGGCACTTTCGCTATCCGCTTGCCGATGGTTCAGGTGCAGTGGAAGTCGCCACCACACGACCCGAGACGATGCTAGGCGACACGGCAGTGGCGGTCAATCCCAATGACGAGCGCTACAGGGAACTAATTGGCAAAACCCTGAAGCTGCCGATTATGGACCGGGAGATTCCGGTGATTGCTGACGAGCACGTTGACCCTGAATTTGGGACAGGTTGCGTCAAGGTAACCCCTGCCCATGACCGGAATGACTTTGCGATGGGGCAGCGCCACGATCTGCCGCTGATCAACATCATGCATAAGGACGGCAGGCTGAATGAAAACGCGGGGCCATTTGAAGGGCAAGATCGTTTTGAAGCCCGCAAGAATGTAATCAAGCGGCTAGAAGAAGACGGCTGCTTGGTGAAGATCGAAGAATATCGCCACAGCGTGCCCTACAGCGATCGGGGCAAAGTCCCTGTTGAGCCATTGATTTCAACCCAGTGGTTTGTGAAAACTGGGCCGATGGCCGCCGATACGCTCAAGTTTCTCAATGAGCAGCAGTCCCCCAACTTCGTGCCGGACCGCTGGACAAAGGTCTATCGTGACTGGCTCGAGAATTTACGCGACTGGTGCATCTCTCGCCAGCTTTGGTGGGGACATCAGATTCCGGCCTGGTATGCCGTGAGCGAAACAGAGGGTGAGATCCGCGAGAATACGCCCTTCATTGTGGCCCACGATGAATCAGAGGCTTGGAACAAAGCAAAAGAACAGTTTGGAGATCAGGTCCAGCTCAGCCAGGATCCTGACGTATTAGATACCTGGTTCTCTTCAGGGCTATGGCCGTTCTCGACAATGGGATGGCCAGAAGAGACGGCAGACCTATCCACCTATTATCCCACCAGTACCCTGGTGACCGGCTTTGACATCATCTTTTTCTGGGTAGCTCGCATGACGTTGATGTCGGGTCATTTCACCCAGCAGATGCCTTTTAAAGATGTCTACATTCATGGTCTTGTCCGGGATGAAAAGGGCCAGAAAATGTCAAAGTCAAAGAACAACGGCATTGACCCATTGGTGTTAATCGATAAATACGGAACCGATGCACTGCGATATACGCTCATTCGCGAAGTCGCAGGGGCTGGCCAGGATATCCGCTTAGACTACGATCGCAAAACGGATGAATCATCGTCGGTCGAAGCCTCTCGAAATTTCGCCAACAAGCTCTGGAATGCATCTCGGTTTGTGCTGATCAACTTAGAGAATCAGACGCCAGCTCAACTGGGCTATCCCGCATTAAAAGATCTTGAACTCGCCGACCGCTGGATTCTTTCAAAGTTTCATCGGCTAGTGGCCCAAACGCGTCAGCAGATTGACGCCTATGGTCTAGGTGAAGCCTCTAAATCACTCTATGAATTTATCTGGGGTGATTTCTGTGACTGGTACATCGAGCTGGTGAAGCCTCGACTCCGCGAAAAGGGCACAGGCTCTCATCGGGTAGCCCAACAGACGCTAGCGTTTGTCTTAGAAGGGACGCTGAAACTGCTGCATCCATTTATGCCTCATATCACAGAGGAAATTTGGCAGACACTCACCCAGGCAGAGGCGGAGCAATATCTTGCCTGTCAGCTTTATCCTGAGATAGCAACGACACATTTAGATATCGAAGTCGCACCTCCTGCAGCAGCATTTGAGCCCACCACGACGAGTCTAGTGACCCACAGCTCTTCTGGTTTAGCGACGCCGAGCGGGGCAGGCGAAGAAGACTGGCGGGTGGTTGCCGAACGTATCTTAGAGATTCCAGAGCAGATTGCTACGTTTATTGGCAAGCATCGGAGAGGCATGATTACGCTGCTTCTATTTGGTTCCGGGTTAGTGGGAGTTGAAGTTGCAAGCTCAGTCCTAACAACGGTTAACCACCTCCCTCTAGCAAAGCCGCTCTTTCAGCTTGTGGGACTGTTTGCCATTGTTCAGTTTGCTTACCAAAAATTGCTCTGGAAAGAAAATCGTAAGGAAACGATTCAGACCGTCAACCAGTGGAGAAAGAAAGTCGCCCCCCCTCCGGTAATTATTGATACTCCTGCCCTGCCTGTTGCCGAAGAATCTGAATCTGTAGAGTCTGCTGCACAATCATCGACCAAGGAGATAATGCAGTTTACTGATGATGCCACTGAAGAACAGTTCGAGCTGTTGATTGGCATTATTCGTACGATTCGGAATCTGCGAGCCGAGGCCAATATTAAGCCTAGTTTGCCGATTAAGGTGATCTTGCAAAGTGAGAGCGATCGCGAACGTCAAGCCCTGACGACAGGCCAGGCCTATATTAAGGATGTTGGTAGGGTCGAGTCTTTAAGCATTACGCCGGTTCTCGAAGGAGAACTGGCGCAAACCATTGTCGGCGTTGAAGGAACGGTTCAAGTTCTAATTCCCCTGAGTGGTGTAGTGGATGTGGGTGCACTCAAGGCCAAAATCGAAAAGGGTCTCAAGAAAGCTGAAGGGGAAGTCAAGTCGTTTTCTGGGCGATTGAAGAACGCTAAGTTTGTCGATCAGGCTCCAGCAGAGGTCGTGCAGGGTGCTCGAGACGCTTTGGCTGAAGCCGAAAAGCAAGTGGAAATATTGCGAGATCGCCTCATCCGCCTTTAG